A DNA window from Leishmania donovani BPK282A1 complete genome, chromosome 25 contains the following coding sequences:
- a CDS encoding cyclin: MAVPPRMRIPLSNQTNLVREPYQKPAAQPPTPLTNESRFVSEYGSEILTYFLEVERVVYSERMYMSRQSEVTDRMRKILIDWLIDVVTEFKLHPETFFLAVDIIDRFLFFYSIPRTKLQLVGVTAILVAAKHEEIWPPTVNDCVAVTANTYTSREVIDMEFDVVTTLRFKFTVPTTYPITCRLLESCHMAPAVRHATFLFLESAAHCYPLLQFLPSRIAAGAVLLGAFLIHYNRSKGVISLQGLWEIEVSPFAQGIGFEELQPVTEQLLPFTQRLCSGSSRLQAVRRKYSSSEYDCVASLEFPFISASA, from the coding sequence ATGGCGGTCCCACCACGAATGAGGATTCCTCTCTCGAACCAGACCAATCTAGTTCGCGAACCCTATCAGAAGCCTGCCGCTCAACCCCCAACACCGCTGACTAATGAATCGCGTTTTGTGTCGGAATATGGCTCCGAAATCCTGACATACTTCTTGGAGGTGGAGCGCGTGGTTTACAGTGAGCGAATGTACATGAGCCGCCAGTCGGAGGTCACTGACCGCATGCGTAAAATCCTGATAGATTGGCTGATTGATGTCGTCACAGAGTTCAAACTTCATCCTGAAACGTTTTTTCTCGCCGTAGATATCATTGATAGATTCCTTTTTTTCTACAGTATCCCGCGTACaaagctgcagctggtggGCGTTACAGCTATCTTGGTTGCGGCTAAGCACGAAGAAATCTGGCCACCAACGGTGAATGACTGCGTCGCCGTGACAGCTAACACGTACACCTCAAGGGAGGTAATCGACATGGAGTTCGACGTTGTTACCACCCTCCGGTTTAAGTTTACTGTTCCCACGACGTATCCGATAACTTGTCGACTGTTGGAGAGCTGCCACATGGCGCCTGCAGTGCGTCACGCCACGTTTCTGTTTTTGGAGAGCGCTGCGCACTGTTATCCACTCCTGCAGTTCCTTCCGTCGCGCATTGCAGCAGGGGCTGTTCTTTTAGGAGCATTTTTGATTCACTACAACAGGTCCAAGGGTGTAATTTCACTCCAAGGTCTCTGGGAGATTGAAGTATCTCCGTTTGCACAGGGTATCGGATTTGAGGAGCTTCAGCCTGTCACTGAGCAGCTTCTCCCGTTCACTCAGCGTTTGTGCAGTGGCTCTTCGCGCCTTCAGGCGGTGCGACGCAAATACTCTTCTAGCGAGTACGATTGCGTAGCATCTTTGGAATTTCCTTTCATTTCAGCTTCTGCGTGA
- a CDS encoding peptide chain release factor-like protein translates to MLWWTARLLFGAGGTQGGVKKLSAVKAEYCDWALKENTRALIGFIHHPLVTEYLIRLHEKRIALEKWQEDSVSDTKVNALVNCVDNSPFDYVRWNTKYRDELDIAEKVCAVLRQLDENVTLHDQLQSKSVRSREDEEIFDMAKEDIATLTDQLRVLEGEVNAVMERRIGSDDLVGSVTNVWNINVEGKAGGEEASLFAAELAEMYRMYATEFRNWKVRPVVKDDGSEAANSNEFQVCGEGVYRNMRHEIGVHKVQRVPVTDAAGKMQTSTAVFTMMPVLDPVSVDVHESDCKIDFVRGSGPGGQGMQSSSNCVVLTHKPSGISVKCHQSRSALGNKELALQTVAQQILVQRVKEQNSSLHKAWQNQWSSGERSDKMRTYNYPQNRVTDHRIGKDYALSSFMERGSGLKGLHDELNDINDREQVMNVLLKHIKGGFGSVV, encoded by the coding sequence ATGCTGTGGTGgacggcgcggctgctgttcGGGGCTGGCGGCACACAAGGCGGTGTCAAAAAGCTTTCCGCCGTGAAAGCTGAGTATTGCGACTGGGCGCTCAAGGAGAACACACGAGCGCTGATCGGTTTCATTCATCACCCTCTCGTTACCGAGTACCTGATCCGCCTTCATGAGAAGCGGATTGCGCTGGAAAAGTGGCAGGAGGACTCCGTGAGCGACACTAAAGTTAACGCCCTTGTCAACTGCGTGGATAACTCCCCGTTCGACTACGTGAGGTGGAATACCAAGTACCGTGACGAGCTTGACATCGCAGAGAaggtgtgtgctgtgctgcggcAGTTGGATGAAAATGTGACGCTGCACGATCAGCTACAGTCCAAGAGCGTGCGCAGTAGGGAAGATGAGGAGATTTTTGACATGGCCAAGGAGGACATCGCCACACTCACGGACCAGCTCCGGGTGCTGGAGGGTGAGGTTAATGCGGTGATGGAGCGCCGGATCGGGTCTGATGATTTGGTAGGGTCCGTGACGAATGTCTGGAATATCAACGTTGAAGGGAAGGCTGGAGGTGAGGAGGCGAGTCTGTTTGCCGCAGAGCTGGCGGAAATGTATCGCATGTATGCGACAGAGTTTCGCAACTGGAAGGTTCGTCCGGTGGTTAAGGACGACGGCAGTGAAGCCGCCAACTCTAACGAGTTTCAGGTTTGCGGGGAAGGGGTCTATCGCAACATGCGCCACGAGATCGGCGTGCACAAAGTTCAGCGCGTGCCGGTGACAGACGCCGCAGGAAAGATGCAGACCTCCACCGCAGTTTTCACCATGATGCCTGTGCTGGATCCGGTATCGGTTGACGTTCACGAAAGCGACTGCAAGATCGACTTTGTTCGCGGCTCTGGCCCCGGCGGACAGGGGATGCAGAGCAGCTCCAACTGCGTGGTGCTCACGCACAAGCCCTCTGGTATATCCGTCAAGTGTCACCAGTCCCGCTCGGCCCTCGGAAACAAAGAGCTCGCACTGCAGACGGTAGCGCAGCAGATTCTGGTGCAGCGTGTGAAGGAGCAGAACAGTTCTCTCCACAAAGCGTGGCAAAACCAATGGAGCAGCGGGGAGCGCTCTGACAAGATGCGAACGTACAATTACCCGCAGAATCGTGTGACGGACCACCGCATTGGGAAAGACTATGCTTTGTCCTCCTTCATGgagcgtggcagcggctTGAAGGGCCTCCACGACGAGCTCAACGACATCAACGATCGAGAGCAGGTGATGAATGTGCTTCTCAAGCACATCAAAGGCGGCTTCGGTAGCGTTGTATAG
- a CDS encoding calpain family cysteine protease-like protein yields the protein MGNGCCGCCDAKPEYKLGRPLVSGKTTPCFNDGRLFKIVKGDIWYFYNDTQDYQMKVTADFGNGSNIVAMSDTELVRKNDSGACTATVSVFPLETKAMVKTKEVNGFNVKYSGIAFTDAYRQKLRQKAAAQVSADLAEMRKLRERNPKVNNQNRLLKVARTMGKMYVDTSFPPTSQSLIRPGIDPDPDACLKRPETIAWRRPEDFLPKKWHPKIRLFGNISPKDISQGQLGDCYYLCALAALAEHDAAIKGIFKNRHGCCIRSQERKHGAWRVNLNISGWWRTIIIDSYLPSVQLLPVFARNRNHPNELWVSFAEKAYAKVFGSYQAIVAGYPWQALEDLTGFPAYDFGNMWRTAQTDTDTRKKLFDSLHWWNEKKYLICIATPSNGALKMAGKQRSANQLEALFEKAGLNIGHAYSVLDVKHFPLHRLCMLKIRNPWGSHVEWTGDWGDDSPLWNRYPFIKLACRPQKKADGIFWMEWRDVSKFFDSGSVCFRRGHWFRSWYDYRVIGSFEDLVCDTALLVIVNKTSQFPAYISLHQKDCRGLPTSDPDSKYACVMISISEGDINGSQQKVVANSSENPEEPSTEYLFQESRSVSLYYKFTKAHKYLVIPRRMKSSTGNNVPKKKYVIALRTQTKVSSEDVVVNIVRLDKNNAVFKNVASFDAGTPTSLNTLYQIKDGNNVFRTYRSDNLRKGKKQHNAEFELVM from the coding sequence ATGGGCAACggttgctgcggctgctgtgacGCGAAGCCGGAGTACAAGCTCGGCAGACCTCTTGTCTCGGGTAAAACCACCCCGTGCTTCAATGATGGCCGCCTCTTCAAGATCGTCAAGGGCGATATCTGGTACTTCTACAACGACACGCAGGACTATCAGATGAAGGTGACAGCCGACTTCGGCAACGGCTCGAACATCGTCGCGATGAGCGACACAGAACTCGTGCGCAAGAATGACTccggcgcctgcaccgcgACCGTGTCCGTGTTCCCGCTCGAGACCAAGGCCATGGTGAAAACCAAGGAGGTGAACGGATTCAACGTAAAGTACTCCGGCATCGCCTTCACCGATGCGTACCGACAGAAGCTGCGTCagaaagcggcagcgcaggtCAGCGCCGACCTCGCCGAGATGCGCAAGCTGCGCGAGAGAAACCCGAAGGTCAACAACCAAAATCGACTCCTGAAGGTGGCACGGACAATGGGCAAGATGTACGTTGACACGTCCTTTCCGCCCACCTCTCAGTCGCTGATCCGCCCTGGCATCGACCCAGACCCGGATGCGTGCCTGAAGCGGCCGGAGACGATCGCATGGCGTCGCCCCGAAGACTTCCTGCCGAAGAAGTGGCACCCGAAAATTCGTCTCTTCGGCAACATCTCGCCCAAGGACATTAGCCAGGGTCAGCTCGGGGATTGCTACTACCTCTGCGCACTTGCGGCGCTGGCCGAGCACGACGCCGCCATCAAGGGCATCTTTAAGAaccgccacggctgctgcatcCGCAGCCAGGAGCGAAAGCATGGTGCGTGGCGCGTGAACCTGAACATAagcgggtggtggcgcacCATCATCATCGACTCGTATTTGCCCAGCGTGCAGCTGTTGCCGGTGTTCGCGCGCAACCGCAACCACCCGAACGAGCTGTGGGTGTCCTTTGCAGAGAAGGCCTACGCGAAGGTCTTCGGTTCGTACCAGGCGATCGTGGCTGGATACCCGTGGCAAGCCCTCGAGGACCTCACCGGCTTCCCGGCCTACGACTTTGGCAACATGTGGAGGACAGCGCAGACGGACACCGATACACGGAAGAAGCTCTTCGACTCCCTCCACTGGTGGAACGAGAAGAAGTACCTGATCTGCATTGCCACCCCGTCGAACGGCGCCCTAAAGATGGCTGGTAAGCAGCGCTCAGCAAACCAGTTGGAGGCGCTCTTTGAGAAGGCCGGCCTGAACATCGGCCACGCGTACTCGGTGCTGGACGTGAAACACTTCCCACTGCACCGGCTGTGCATGCTGAAGATCCGAAACCCGTGGGGGTCGCATGTGGAGTGGACCGGGGACTGGGGAGATGACAGTCCGCTGTGGAACCGCTACCCATTCATCAAGCTCGCCTGCCGTCCTCAGAAGAAGGCGGATGGCATCTTCTGGATGGAGTGGCGCGATGTGTCTAAGTTCTTCGACAGCGGCTCCGTGTGCTTCCGCCGTGGTCACTGGTTCCGTTCGTGGTATGACTACCGCGTCATCGGCAGCTTTGAGGACCTTGTGTGCGACACCGCGCTGCTGGTCATCGTGAACAAGACGTCGCAGTTTCCGGCGTACATTTCGCTGCACCAGAAGGACTGCCGCGGGCTGCCGACCAGCGACCCGGACAGCAAGTACGCTTGCGTGATGATCAGCATTTCCGAGGGCGACATCAACGGCTCGCAGCAGAAGGTGGTAGCAAACTCCAGCGAGAACCCGGAGGAGCCGAGCACCGAATACCTCTTCCAGGAGTCTCGCTCTGTCTCCCTCTACTATAAGTTCACAAAGGCCCACAAGTACCTCGTCATTCCGCGTCGCATGAAAAGCAGCACCGGCAACAACGTCCCAAAGAAGAAGTACGTCATCGCGCTCCGCACGCAGACCAAGGTGTCCAGCGAGGACGTCGTCGTGAACATTGTGCGCCTTGACAAGAACAACGCGGTGTTCAAGAACGTGGCCTCTTTCGACGCTGGCACACCGACGAGCCTCAACACGCTGTACCAGATCAAGGACGGCAACAACGTCTTTCGCACCTACCGCAGCGACAACTTGCGCAAGGGCAAGAAGCAGCACAACGCGGAGTTCGAGCTGGTGATGTGA